AGTGTGAAGTGGGGAAGGACAGCTTGAGGCCAGACGAAGGTATGAGTGGGGGACTGGAATCCTTTGCAACAGGCTCTGGGCATCCTCAGCAAGCCCCTGAGCATCTTTGATTTCAGGTAGCTTCAGAGCCAGCCCCAAAGCTGACTGGCTCTCCCACAGGCTTTTGGGAGTACAGACCAGAGGAGGAAATCAACACAAAAATCTCAAATTAAATCTGCTTGAGGACCTTAGGAGACTGGCCGATCTGCAGGGAGGACCCGCCTTAGGACTTCTTTGCATCCTGTGTGTTCCTCCTCTTCAGATCACCCAGATCGACAGGTTTAAACGCTACAGGGAAGACAGGAGAGACTTTGGCGGCAgaggctgcacagcagcaccctccCGGCCCCACGGGCTCCCCGGACCGGCGACCCCTGGGGCCGGGtgcccccaccccctcaccttTGAGGCTAGGGTTCGGCATCTTCTCCACGTACTCCTCGACGAGGCCACGCTCAGAGCCCATCTGGCTGCGCAGGTCACGCTCCACGCACTGCCAGGCTGCGGGGACACGGTGAGAGCCTGCTCGGCCCAGGTGGCGCCAGCCCCCCGGCTCCCGCCGAGCCCCGCGGCCCCTGCCTCGCTCACCCTCGTAGATGAAGCGCACGTTCTCCTCGTGGGCCGGCGTGAAGATCTCGCTGCCGGCGCCGGGGGAGCGCGGGCCGCCGCTCCGCTTGCCGTTGTAGACCACGCGGGACACGGGGGAGCTGAAAGCGAAGCGCGGGGCTGAGCCAGGCCCGGGGCCACGGCTGGgcccggggccgggcagggctcACCTGGCCAtggcggcggggcagcggcggcggcggctcgaCTCGGCGCGGCTGcggggagaaaggagagggcGGCCAGGCCGGGGCTAGGccgcgggccgccccccgcccgtCACCATGGCAACGCGCGCCCCTCACCTGGGCCCGGCTCCCGCCTCCGCTCGCCCTCGGGCCGCGACGGAAGCGCCGTAGCGCGcaggcgcggccccgccccagCGCCACAATGGCCCCGCCCCCGCTGTGCGCCTGGCCCCACGTCACCCGccgcccagccccggccccaggCCCAGCCTCAGCTCCCAGGTCCCCGGCCCCGGCGCAAGGACCGACGGAGGCGGTGTCCCAGATCCTTTAATGGACAAGTACAAAGTGGTTCCCGAGGCGCTGTGCCGAGCGAgtccccgcccggccgccggccCAGGCCCAGCCCAGGCCTGGCGCTCAGGCCCggtgcagccctgctgccccggCCCGTTGAGGCCCTCGAGACCCGCTCCTCGTCGTGCCCCGCCTCAGTCCATCGTGGTGGCTTGGAAGAGCTCCAACAGGTCCTTGTACTCAGGGTCGATGAGGTCTGAAGGCTTCTCCCCAGCATCAGTAGTAGCCTCCAGGCTGGCCCCAAGGGAGATGAGATACCTGCAGGAGACAGGGAGCTGAGCCAGCAGggccacagcctgccaggcagcccctctCAGCTCACAGGGCCCTGCAAACCCCACTGCTGGGATGTTCAGGTCCTGTAAGACCCTGGGAGTACCCCATGCACTGCAGGTACTGGGCACCCTCCTAGGAGGTGACACCcgcagcctgctccagccctgtcACTGCCGGCTGTGGTTCTCTGggctctgcagtgctgaggTGTTTTGTCGCAGCCCAGGCCAGGTGCTCCTTACCTGGCTATGTCAGCATAGCCGTCACTGCAGGCCATGTGCAGGGGTGTCCAGCCATTCTCATCTTTTTGGTGGATGTCAGCACCGTATTTAACCAGGAGCTTGACACAGTCCAAGTTTCCAGTAAGCACAGCTTCATGGAGGGCTGCCATGCCTAGAAAGAAAGGATTTGTTAACCCTGGAAAAGGATTTGTTAGCCCTGGACTCGGGTAGGACTCATAATGCTGAGCTTACCAGTACAGCCCAGGAAAGAAAGGTGCCAGCAAACCCTCATTATCAGGAAGATGAGTTTGGGGAATGAAACAAAGACTGAGGAAGCAAGAGGAGCTGCCACAGGTTTCTGTTCCCCTTCTACAGCATA
This genomic interval from Falco peregrinus isolate bFalPer1 chromosome 2, bFalPer1.pri, whole genome shotgun sequence contains the following:
- the MCRIP1 gene encoding mapk-regulated corepressor-interacting protein 1, whose protein sequence is MASSPVSRVVYNGKRSGGPRSPGAGSEIFTPAHEENVRFIYEAWQCVERDLRSQMGSERGLVEEYVEKMPNPSLKAFKPVDLGDLKRRNTQDAKKS
- the PPP1R27 gene encoding protein phosphatase 1 regulatory subunit 27; this encodes MKDYYTVSMPRYSRYAQRLRASRTVHFPNDIVFQDHIRQGDLEQVGRFIRARKVTLDTIYPSGMAALHEAVLTGNLDCVKLLVKYGADIHQKDENGWTPLHMACSDGYADIARYLISLGASLEATTDAGEKPSDLIDPEYKDLLELFQATTMD